A genomic segment from Streptomyces antibioticus encodes:
- a CDS encoding FecCD family ABC transporter permease yields MLVDSLPEQSAESAAPAPPASPRRRVIRSVGLLVAVAVLLLVAMASIAVGAKELSVAQVWHGLFADSGTYADVVVDERISRTVLGLLAGAALGLSGSVLQALTRNPLADPGLLGLNAGASAAVVTAITFFGVTSLNGYVWFAFFGAAAVGALVWFLGGSRGATPVRLALAGTAISAALYGYLQAVMIMDDAALGRMRFWTVGSLSSATDETIRQVVPFLVVGSLLALALARPLNAVAMGDDTARALGANLNRTRALSMLAATVLCGAATAACGPIVFVGLMVPHVVRSFTGPDQRWIMPYAAILSPVLLLGSDVLGRVVARPAEVQVGIVTAVIGGPVFIFLVRRRRTAQL; encoded by the coding sequence GTGTTGGTCGACAGTCTTCCCGAACAGAGCGCGGAATCCGCCGCCCCCGCGCCCCCCGCGTCCCCGAGACGCCGGGTGATCCGCTCCGTGGGTCTGCTCGTCGCCGTGGCGGTGCTGCTGCTGGTGGCGATGGCGAGCATCGCCGTCGGCGCCAAGGAGCTGTCCGTGGCGCAGGTCTGGCACGGGCTGTTCGCCGACTCGGGGACGTACGCGGACGTCGTCGTCGACGAGCGGATCTCGCGGACCGTGCTGGGGCTGCTCGCCGGGGCGGCGCTGGGGCTGTCCGGGTCGGTGCTCCAGGCGCTCACCCGCAATCCGCTGGCCGACCCGGGGCTGCTCGGTCTGAACGCCGGGGCCTCGGCGGCGGTGGTCACGGCCATCACGTTCTTCGGTGTGACCAGCCTGAACGGCTATGTGTGGTTCGCCTTCTTCGGCGCGGCCGCGGTCGGCGCGCTCGTTTGGTTCCTCGGCGGCAGCCGGGGCGCCACACCGGTGCGGCTGGCGCTGGCCGGTACGGCGATCAGCGCCGCGCTCTACGGCTATCTCCAGGCCGTGATGATCATGGATGACGCGGCGCTCGGCCGGATGCGGTTCTGGACGGTGGGTTCGCTGTCCTCGGCGACCGACGAAACGATCCGGCAGGTGGTGCCGTTCCTGGTCGTCGGCTCGCTGCTGGCGCTGGCCCTCGCCCGGCCGCTGAACGCGGTGGCGATGGGCGACGACACGGCGAGGGCGCTGGGCGCGAACCTGAACCGGACCCGGGCGCTGTCGATGCTCGCCGCGACCGTGCTGTGCGGGGCGGCGACCGCGGCCTGCGGGCCGATCGTGTTCGTGGGGCTGATGGTCCCGCACGTCGTCCGCTCCTTCACCGGCCCCGACCAGCGCTGGATCATGCCGTACGCGGCGATCCTGTCGCCGGTGCTGCTGCTGGGCTCCGATGTGCTCGGCCGGGTCGTGGCCCGTCCGGCGGAGGTCCAGGTCGGCATCGTCACCGCGGTGATCGGCGGGCCGGTCTTCATCTTTCTCGTACGACGGCGGAGGACGGCCCAGCTATGA
- a CDS encoding ABC transporter ATP-binding protein translates to MSRGGPDMNKNNPGSTVNRLSAENVTLAYDQRVIAEQLSVEIPDHSFTVIVGPNACGKSTLLRALSRMLKPSRGRVLLDGQVIQSMPAKKVARTLGLLPQSSVAPDGITVADLVGRGRYPHQGILRQWSAEDERVVQESMARTGVAELGDRYVDELSGGQRQRVWIAMALAQQTPLLLLDEPTTYLDIQHQIDVLDLCAELHEEHGRTLVAVLHDLNHAARYATHLIALKGGEVIAQGAPNDIVTAELVEQVFGLRCQVIEDPETGTPLVVPAARKTRAAQLAATEAS, encoded by the coding sequence ATGAGCAGGGGCGGGCCGGACATGAACAAGAACAACCCAGGGAGCACCGTGAACCGCCTGTCCGCCGAGAACGTCACCCTCGCCTACGACCAGCGGGTGATCGCCGAACAGCTTTCGGTGGAGATACCGGACCACTCCTTCACCGTGATCGTCGGCCCCAACGCGTGCGGCAAGTCCACGCTCCTGCGCGCCCTGTCGCGGATGCTGAAGCCCTCCCGGGGCCGGGTGCTGCTGGACGGGCAGGTCATCCAGTCGATGCCGGCGAAGAAGGTCGCGCGCACGCTCGGCCTGCTGCCGCAGTCGTCCGTCGCTCCGGACGGCATCACCGTCGCCGACCTGGTGGGCCGCGGCCGCTATCCGCACCAGGGCATCCTGCGCCAGTGGTCGGCCGAGGACGAGCGGGTCGTCCAGGAGTCCATGGCGCGCACCGGCGTCGCCGAACTCGGCGACCGGTACGTGGACGAGCTGTCCGGCGGCCAGCGGCAGCGCGTGTGGATCGCGATGGCGCTCGCCCAGCAGACCCCGCTGCTGCTGCTCGACGAGCCGACCACCTACCTCGACATCCAGCACCAGATCGACGTCCTCGACCTCTGCGCCGAACTCCACGAGGAGCACGGCCGTACGCTCGTCGCCGTCCTGCACGACCTCAACCACGCGGCCCGGTACGCCACCCATCTGATCGCGCTGAAGGGCGGCGAGGTCATCGCGCAGGGCGCGCCGAACGACATCGTCACGGCCGAGCTGGTCGAGCAGGTGTTCGGGCTGCGCTGCCAGGTCATCGAGGACCCGGAGACGGGGACCCCGCTGGTGGTGCCGGCCGCCCGGAAGACGCGGGCCGCGCAGTTGGCCGCTACAGAAGCTTCCTGA
- a CDS encoding sterol-binding protein, whose translation MATIEECRAALEKLSDSMGSAEGDVRAAASLDRSVSCRITDLDVTFVGRMTGGRIVVHDTLQGPPREKAQIRLAMTGDDLVALVDGELHFAKAWGSGRVRLEAGLRDLFQLRKLL comes from the coding sequence ATGGCGACGATCGAGGAGTGCCGGGCGGCGCTCGAGAAGCTCTCCGACTCCATGGGCTCCGCCGAGGGCGACGTCCGGGCGGCCGCGTCCCTGGACCGCTCGGTGAGCTGCCGGATCACCGACCTGGACGTGACCTTCGTCGGCCGGATGACGGGCGGCCGGATCGTGGTGCACGACACCCTTCAGGGCCCTCCCCGCGAGAAGGCCCAGATCAGGCTGGCGATGACCGGGGACGACCTGGTCGCCCTCGTCGACGGCGAGCTGCACTTCGCCAAGGCGTGGGGGTCGGGCCGGGTGCGGCTGGAGGCGGGCCTGCGCGATCTGTTCCAGCTCAGGAAGCTTCTGTAG
- a CDS encoding DUF1015 domain-containing protein, with protein sequence MNTAGHSEATAPRGLELTPFRGLRYDPDRVGSLAAVTSPPYDVVVRPDGLHHLQDADPHNIVRLILPQAVTPTARNDQAADTLRHWLAEGILTADPEPALYVYEQRHADGMIQRGVIGTLRVSDPAEGVVLPHEDVMPHVVADRAALMRATHANLEPLLLTYRGDGTAAEIVDRTAERPPLLSTTTEDGYSHRLWSLTDPADLAAVQRDLAGHQALIADGHHRWATYLRLRAEHPSPSPWDHGLVLLVDTARYPLRVRAIHRLLHGLPVADALAAVDGLFRVRRLDVPLPEALDALADAACAGNAFLLAGDDAFHLLDRPDPELLARTVPQDRPEAWRTLDATVLHAALLDHVWHIPEDDPARIAYIHDTAATVRKARRDGGTAVLLHPVREEVVRDLARQGVTMPRKSTSFGPKPASGLVLRALDL encoded by the coding sequence ATGAACACAGCAGGTCACTCGGAAGCAACGGCGCCCCGGGGCCTGGAACTCACCCCGTTCCGAGGTCTGCGCTACGACCCCGACCGGGTCGGCAGCCTCGCCGCCGTCACGTCCCCGCCGTACGACGTCGTCGTCCGTCCCGACGGCCTGCACCACCTCCAGGACGCGGACCCGCACAACATCGTCCGCCTGATCCTCCCCCAGGCCGTCACCCCCACCGCGCGCAACGACCAGGCCGCCGACACCCTGCGCCACTGGCTCGCCGAGGGCATCCTGACCGCCGACCCCGAACCCGCCCTGTACGTCTACGAACAGCGGCACGCGGACGGCATGATCCAGCGCGGCGTCATCGGCACCCTGCGCGTCTCCGACCCCGCCGAGGGCGTCGTCCTGCCCCACGAGGACGTCATGCCGCACGTCGTCGCCGACCGCGCGGCCCTGATGCGCGCCACCCACGCCAACCTCGAACCGCTGCTGCTCACCTACCGCGGCGACGGCACGGCGGCGGAGATCGTGGACCGCACCGCCGAGCGCCCCCCACTGCTCTCCACCACCACCGAGGACGGCTACAGCCACCGCCTGTGGTCCCTCACCGACCCCGCCGACCTTGCCGCCGTGCAGAGGGACCTGGCGGGCCACCAGGCCCTCATCGCCGACGGCCACCACCGCTGGGCCACCTACCTCCGGCTGCGCGCCGAGCACCCCTCCCCCAGCCCCTGGGACCACGGCCTGGTCCTGCTGGTCGACACCGCCCGGTACCCGCTGCGCGTCCGCGCCATCCACCGCCTGCTGCACGGCCTCCCGGTCGCGGACGCCCTGGCCGCCGTGGACGGCCTGTTCCGCGTCCGGCGCCTGGACGTCCCGCTCCCCGAGGCCCTCGACGCCCTCGCGGACGCGGCCTGCGCCGGCAACGCCTTCCTGCTGGCGGGCGACGACGCCTTCCACCTCCTGGACCGCCCCGACCCGGAGCTGCTGGCCCGCACGGTCCCCCAGGACCGCCCCGAAGCCTGGCGCACCCTGGACGCCACGGTCCTGCACGCCGCGCTCCTCGACCACGTCTGGCACATCCCCGAGGACGACCCCGCCCGCATCGCCTACATCCACGACACCGCCGCCACGGTCCGCAAGGCCCGACGCGACGGCGGTACGGCGGTGCTGCTGCACCCGGTGCGCGAGGAGGTCGTCCGCGACCTGGCCCGACAGGGCGTCACGATGCCCCGCAAGTCGACGTCGTTCGGCCCGAAGCCGGCGTCGGGGCTGGTGCTGCGCGCGCTGGACCTGTGA
- a CDS encoding FecCD family ABC transporter permease has product MRTVEKTGQPTGTARALRTPGGLSVRLDVRALVVVVLLLAAAFAASVVLIGTGDFPISFADVVKTLFGEGNAGQQLVVKELRLPRVLVGLLVGASLGLGGALFQAVTRNPLGSPDVLGLGQGATAGALVMIVLFSGTTTQVTIGALVGGLVTGAAIYLLAWKRGVHGYRLVLVGIGVSAVATAVNGYLITKADFVDAARAVVWMTGTLDGRDWKQVWPLLVLVGVLVPLVLGNARGLRMTEMGDDVAGALGVRVERVRLVLMVSAVLLTAAATAAAGPVSFVALTAPQLARRLTRSPGPNLVASLCMGAALLVTADWASQRLFGDGQLPVGVVTGVLGGVYLLWLLVTERRAGRI; this is encoded by the coding sequence ATGAGGACCGTGGAGAAGACCGGGCAGCCCACCGGGACGGCACGCGCGCTGCGCACCCCGGGCGGGCTGTCGGTGCGGCTGGACGTACGGGCCCTGGTGGTCGTCGTGCTGCTGCTGGCCGCCGCGTTCGCCGCGAGCGTCGTGCTGATCGGCACCGGCGACTTCCCGATCTCGTTCGCGGACGTCGTCAAGACCCTGTTCGGCGAGGGGAACGCCGGTCAGCAGCTCGTCGTCAAGGAACTGCGGCTGCCCCGCGTGCTGGTCGGGCTGCTGGTCGGGGCCTCGCTGGGGCTCGGCGGGGCGCTGTTCCAGGCCGTGACCCGCAATCCGCTCGGCAGCCCCGATGTGCTCGGCCTCGGACAGGGGGCGACGGCCGGCGCGCTCGTGATGATCGTGCTGTTCTCCGGGACCACCACCCAGGTCACGATCGGCGCGCTGGTCGGCGGGCTGGTGACCGGGGCCGCGATCTATCTGCTGGCGTGGAAGCGGGGCGTGCACGGCTACCGGCTGGTGCTCGTCGGCATCGGTGTGTCGGCGGTCGCCACGGCGGTCAACGGCTATCTGATCACCAAGGCCGACTTCGTGGACGCGGCGCGGGCCGTCGTCTGGATGACCGGGACGCTGGACGGGCGGGACTGGAAGCAGGTCTGGCCGCTGCTCGTCCTGGTCGGGGTGCTCGTCCCGCTCGTCCTCGGCAACGCGCGCGGGCTGCGGATGACGGAGATGGGCGACGACGTCGCCGGCGCGCTCGGGGTGCGGGTGGAGCGGGTGCGGCTGGTGCTGATGGTGTCGGCCGTGCTGCTCACCGCCGCCGCCACCGCCGCCGCGGGCCCCGTGAGCTTCGTGGCGCTCACCGCGCCGCAGCTCGCCCGCCGCCTCACCCGCTCGCCCGGCCCCAACCTCGTCGCGTCGCTCTGCATGGGCGCCGCCCTGCTGGTCACCGCCGACTGGGCCTCGCAGCGGCTGTTCGGCGACGGGCAGCTTCCGGTGGGCGTCGTCACCGGGGTGCTCGGCGGTGTCTACCTGCTGTGGCTTCTCGTCACCGAGCGCAGGGCGGGCCGGATATGA
- a CDS encoding HAD hydrolase-like protein encodes MSRSVRTRPEGSGQALSEAYDTALLDLDGVVYAGGNAIVHAVASLDAARAGGMRLAYVTNNALRTPDAVAGHLTELGIPTAAGDVITSAQAVARLIAEQVPAGSRVLVIGGEGLRVALRERGLEPVESADDDPAAVVQGFGGPDLTWGRFAEASYAVARGVPWFASNTDLTIPSGRGIAPGNGAAVEVVRIATGAEPQVAGKPLPPMHRETILRTGAERPLVVGDRLDTDIEGAFNGEVDSLLVLTGVTDGAQLLAAPPRHRPTFVDADLRGLLTGQPEVAADGAGFRCGGWTATAGTERLELAGEGDALDGLRALCAAAWTAAGPESCALDGGKALARLGL; translated from the coding sequence ATGAGCCGGAGCGTCAGGACGAGGCCCGAGGGCAGTGGGCAGGCCCTGAGCGAGGCGTACGACACGGCGCTGCTCGACCTGGACGGCGTGGTGTACGCGGGCGGGAACGCGATCGTGCACGCCGTCGCGTCGCTGGACGCGGCGCGGGCGGGCGGGATGCGGCTCGCGTACGTCACCAACAACGCGCTGCGGACGCCCGACGCGGTGGCCGGGCATCTGACGGAGCTGGGGATACCGACGGCGGCCGGTGATGTGATCACCTCGGCGCAGGCGGTGGCGCGGCTGATCGCCGAGCAGGTGCCGGCGGGGTCGCGGGTGCTGGTGATCGGCGGCGAGGGGCTGCGGGTCGCGCTGCGGGAGCGGGGCCTCGAGCCGGTGGAGTCGGCGGACGACGATCCGGCGGCCGTGGTGCAGGGGTTCGGCGGTCCCGATCTGACGTGGGGGCGGTTCGCGGAGGCGTCGTACGCGGTGGCGCGCGGGGTGCCGTGGTTCGCGTCGAACACCGATCTGACGATTCCGAGCGGGCGGGGGATCGCGCCGGGCAACGGCGCGGCGGTGGAGGTCGTGCGGATCGCGACCGGGGCGGAGCCGCAGGTCGCGGGGAAGCCGCTGCCGCCGATGCACCGGGAGACGATCCTGCGGACGGGCGCGGAGCGGCCGTTGGTGGTGGGGGACCGGCTGGACACCGACATCGAGGGGGCGTTCAACGGCGAGGTGGACTCGCTGCTGGTGTTGACCGGGGTCACCGACGGGGCGCAGTTGCTGGCGGCGCCGCCGCGGCACCGGCCGACGTTCGTGGACGCCGATCTGCGCGGGCTGCTCACCGGGCAGCCGGAGGTGGCGGCGGACGGGGCCGGGTTCCGCTGCGGCGGATGGACGGCGACGGCGGGCACGGAGCGGCTGGAGCTGGCGGGCGAGGGCGACGCGCTGGACGGGCTGCGGGCGCTGTGCGCGGCGGCCTGGACGGCGGCGGGCCCGGAGAGCTGTGCGCTCGACGGCGGGAAGGCGCTGGCGCGGCTGGGGCTGTGA